From Pelagicoccus albus, the proteins below share one genomic window:
- a CDS encoding carbohydrate kinase family protein: protein MSESKPKRLVAFGEVLWDCLPRGIFLGGAPLNLAYHAARLGAESFVASSVGRDFLGDETVKRVQAAGIDARLLKRHPRLQTGAAVAKLSGSGDASYDILRPVAWDEISLDPEDFQIAEEADAFVFGSLSARSASNRDLLNELLAKTEAVKICDVNLRSPYDDKALALELAKRADVIKVNDEELGTLSGVSGELLPGIEALHEATGCGLICVTRGAEGAAVWRDGEFISRPTEKVEVADTIGAGDSFTAALGLGLLEDLALEDSLNRALKLSAFVATKDGAQPDYNPAELFA, encoded by the coding sequence ATGAGCGAGTCCAAGCCAAAACGTTTGGTCGCTTTCGGAGAGGTGCTTTGGGATTGTTTGCCAAGGGGGATCTTTCTAGGAGGAGCCCCATTGAACCTCGCCTACCATGCCGCTCGCTTGGGTGCTGAGAGCTTTGTCGCCAGCTCGGTTGGGCGCGATTTTCTGGGAGACGAAACAGTGAAACGCGTCCAAGCAGCGGGTATCGATGCTCGCTTGCTCAAACGTCACCCACGGCTCCAAACAGGAGCTGCGGTGGCGAAATTGAGCGGAAGCGGTGATGCGAGCTACGACATTCTACGCCCAGTTGCGTGGGACGAGATTTCCTTGGATCCAGAGGATTTTCAGATCGCCGAAGAAGCGGATGCCTTCGTCTTCGGCAGTTTGTCAGCTCGTTCGGCTTCGAATCGCGATTTGCTTAATGAGCTGCTTGCGAAAACCGAGGCGGTCAAGATTTGCGATGTCAACTTGCGGTCGCCCTACGACGATAAGGCATTGGCTCTGGAACTGGCTAAGCGGGCGGACGTCATAAAGGTCAATGACGAAGAGCTCGGAACGCTTAGTGGCGTCAGTGGTGAGCTCCTTCCAGGCATCGAGGCTTTGCATGAGGCTACTGGTTGCGGACTGATTTGCGTAACGCGAGGGGCTGAAGGAGCCGCAGTTTGGCGTGATGGAGAATTCATCAGTCGCCCGACTGAAAAGGTCGAAGTTGCGGACACGATAGGGGCGGGGGATTCGTTTACCGCTGCTCTCGGTTTAGGTTTGCTTGAGGACTTGGCTCTAGAGGATTCATTGAATCGTGCCCTCAAACTGAGCGCCTTCGTTGCCACCAAGGACGGTGCTCAGCCCGATTACAACCCAGCCGAACTTTTCGCCTAG
- a CDS encoding DUF418 domain-containing protein: MNSTPPQAPNRLPILDGLRGYALLSIMLLHNIEHFDMYYFPSELPAWLATLNKTIWDSLFFFFGGKSYAIFALLFGVTFHIQFSNQRRKGAGFRVRFAWRMLLLLGFGLVNTAFYQGDILSFYALVGILIIPFANLSDRTVLAISLFLFLQPLALYGTVIGILHPNTQLQNPASWEYFGNMGSYIENGNLLETMKGNLLNGKLAVTLWSWENGRFFHMLALFLFGMLASRRQLFNWKQNGQRFWLASLTIACCGTVILLLINSKLATWIEAEPIKRPLSVAISSWGNLFFMATIVSTITLLYRTDFFRKLMKLLEPMGKMSLSNYIFQSILGTTLYYDFGLGLYDKTGATTSLLIGLSLGIMLALFSRWWMKRHRHGPLEGVWHKLTWL, translated from the coding sequence ATGAACTCCACCCCTCCCCAAGCTCCCAACCGTCTACCCATACTAGATGGACTTAGAGGCTACGCCCTCCTGTCAATCATGCTGCTCCACAACATCGAGCACTTTGATATGTACTACTTTCCGAGCGAACTTCCCGCTTGGCTAGCCACTCTGAACAAAACGATATGGGATAGCCTCTTTTTCTTTTTTGGCGGCAAATCATACGCCATCTTTGCCCTCCTTTTCGGAGTAACATTTCATATCCAGTTTTCCAATCAACGAAGGAAGGGAGCGGGGTTTAGAGTCCGGTTTGCCTGGAGAATGCTGTTGTTACTGGGATTCGGACTTGTAAACACCGCATTCTATCAAGGCGACATCCTATCATTCTACGCCCTCGTAGGCATTCTCATCATCCCATTCGCAAACCTAAGCGACCGAACAGTTCTGGCGATTAGCCTTTTTCTCTTTCTCCAGCCCTTAGCTCTCTACGGAACTGTGATTGGTATTCTGCATCCAAATACACAACTTCAGAACCCCGCGTCGTGGGAATACTTCGGAAACATGGGCAGTTACATCGAAAACGGCAACCTTCTGGAAACGATGAAAGGCAACCTGTTGAATGGGAAGCTGGCAGTAACCCTGTGGAGCTGGGAAAATGGCCGCTTCTTTCACATGCTGGCTCTCTTCCTTTTCGGGATGCTAGCCAGTAGACGGCAACTGTTTAACTGGAAACAGAATGGACAGCGTTTCTGGCTAGCCTCCCTAACAATCGCCTGCTGCGGAACCGTGATACTTCTCCTTATCAATTCAAAACTGGCTACATGGATTGAAGCAGAGCCCATAAAGCGTCCCCTTTCAGTCGCAATTAGTTCATGGGGGAACCTGTTCTTCATGGCCACCATCGTATCCACGATCACCCTACTTTACCGAACGGACTTTTTCCGGAAGCTGATGAAGCTGCTTGAACCGATGGGGAAAATGAGCCTCAGCAACTATATTTTCCAATCTATCCTGGGCACGACTTTGTACTACGATTTTGGTTTAGGTCTCTATGACAAGACAGGAGCAACGACAAGTCTGCTAATTGGCCTAAGTCTGGGAATCATGCTCGCTCTTTTTTCCCGATGGTGGATGAAGCGACATCGCCACGGTCCGCTGGAGGGAGTATGGCACAAGCTGACCTGGCTCTAA